A genomic window from Ilyobacter polytropus DSM 2926 includes:
- a CDS encoding ferritin-like domain-containing protein: protein MGTRSREIIDLDVDELLKLLKSAYADEWLAYYQYWIGAQVIKGPMREATVTELLQHATEEFTHAQWVSDRIMQLGGTPPISFEEILEKTHCGYDAPADPYVEEILKQNIKGEQCAISVYKNIMDITKDKDMVTYNMALKILEQEEEHEEDLQAIFEDIEIMRERFKG from the coding sequence ATGGGAACAAGAAGTAGAGAAATTATAGATTTAGATGTAGATGAACTTTTAAAATTATTAAAAAGTGCCTATGCCGATGAATGGCTTGCATATTACCAATATTGGATAGGGGCTCAAGTTATAAAGGGGCCTATGAGAGAAGCTACTGTGACAGAATTATTGCAACACGCAACTGAAGAATTTACTCATGCACAGTGGGTCAGTGACAGAATAATGCAATTGGGAGGTACTCCACCTATTTCTTTTGAAGAAATACTAGAAAAAACTCACTGTGGCTATGACGCCCCAGCTGATCCCTATGTAGAAGAGATATTAAAACAAAATATAAAAGGTGAGCAGTGTGCTATAAGTGTCTATAAAAATATAATGGATATTACCAAGGATAAGGATATGGTAACTTACAACATGGCACTTAAAATATTGGAACAGGAAGAGGAACACGAAGAAGATCTCCAGGCTATTTTTGAAGATATTGAAATTATGAGAGAAAGATTTAAGGGGTAG